TTTTGAGGAAGGTCGTTGACGCAGGCCTTAAATTGGACGCTTATCTCAGAGAAATCTTGATCCAGCAAAATAGTACGTTCTAAAGCTTCAAAATAACGACCCAATTCCCAAAAATAAGTCACCGTTTGATTCTCTTGTTCCATAGCCGCATTACAGGCTTGTAGCTGTAAAGTCGCCGCTCGATATGTGCCCGCACTGGCCAAACGTTTGATTAAGTTATATAGCTCAGCCGTGTCTTTTCCAATGATGCCTTTTACTTCCTGTACATTAGTTTCAATAGCTTCAATAACCTCAGGAATCTGATTGCTCTCTAAATCTCGTAATACCGCTAATTTGTACAGTTCAGGGTTGGACTCATCGGCAATTACCACATTTGCGCCTATTCCCAAGCGATTAATAAGCTGATGTATCTGACTAGAATTCAATTCATTACGAACAATTTTCTTCATTATTGCATCATAATAGTGCAGTCTTTCACTATATCGGCCCAACCAAACCAAATGGTTGGCTCTAGATAGCAATAAAATGATAGGGGCATCAGGTGTATTGTCGTAGCCAACTTCAACAGGATAAGAGGTGACATTAAGGTATGACGCATGGCGCATTGCCGCTGAACCTGCAAAACCATTGTCACTATAGGCATCACTATTAGATTTCGAGACATCGCTGTCATCAAGTTGTTCTTGAGTTAAATCAATGACCCAAGTGTCTTTGATACCGCCACCTTGTGAGGAGTTGACCACCAATGAGCCTTCTTTCATAGCGACTCGAGTAAGCCCCCCAGGAACAATATCAACCGAACCGTCCCCATGACTTAAGATAAATGGACGTAAGTCAATATGCCTTGGCGCAATACCGCCATTGACGGTGGTGGGATTGGTCGATAGTGAAATAGTAGGCTGGGCGATAAACCCTGCAGGATTATCAAGTAAACGCACTCGGTAATCTTCAATCTCTTGTTCTGTCGAAGTAGGCCCAATAAGCATGCCATAGCCACCTGAACCTTGGGTTTCCTTGACCACTAACTTATCTAAATTTTCTAAGACATATTCAAGTTCATCAGGTTTGCGGCACTGATAAGTTTGTACATTGGGTAATATAGGTTTTTCTCCCAAATAAAACTCGATCATATCTGGAACGAACGGATATAGGCTTTTATCATCGGCCACACCTGTACCAGGAGCATTAACAATCACCACATTACCGGCACGATAGGCACTCATTAAACCAGATACGCCAAGGATGGAGTTGGCGTCAAACCCTAAAGGGTCCAAATAAGGATCATCAATACGGCGATAAATAATATCGACGGGTACCTTACCGCGTACCGCTTGCATATATACTTTGCTGTCTTCCACAATTAAGTCGTAGCCATGTACCAAAGGTACATTCATCTCATGTGCCAAATAGGCATGCTCATAATAAGCACTGTTAAATCGACCTGGCGTTAAAATAACAATTTGCGGATCATATTTATCTGTTGCACTGGCCAAACAGGCTTTTAAGCGCTCAGGATAGTCATCGATGCTTAATACAGAAGCCGACTCATATAAGTCTGGCAATAACATTCTTGAGATATTACGACTTTCAAGCATATAAGAGACGCCAGAGGGCGTACGTAAATTATCCTCTAATACACAAAACTTGCCCGCTTCATCACGGATTAAATCGATACCGCTAATATGAGAATAAACCGGTTTTTCCAAATTAATATTCATCATCCAAGGTTCATAACAACCACTGGCATAAACATAAGAATCAGGCACGACACCAGCTTTCATAATGCGCTGCTCATGATAGATATCATCTAAAAACATGTTTAACGCATTAATACGTTGCTTACACCCAGCTTCCACTTGTTGCCATTCTTTGGCGTCTATTACCCTTGGAATAATGTCGAAAGGAATCATTCTTTCGATATTTTCTGCATCACTATAAACGGTAAAGGTAACGCCTTTGCGATAAAAAATGTCGGCTGCTTGATCGTTATATTGAGCCAATCGTTCAATGCCAACTTTATCCAACCACGTACCAATTTTTTTGGCCACTGGGCGGTATTGAGTCGTTGTGGCTTTTAACTCATCAAAACTTGAACGAGAATAAAAGTCTTGAGAGAATTTTTGCTGAGACTGAGACTGAGACTGAGACTGAGACTGAGACTGAGACTGAGACTGAGACTGAGACTGAGACTGAGACTGAGACTGCTGTTCTTCATTTTTTTGGGTAGCGGGTTTCGATGTTTCTTTATTAGTTTCTGCCATGCTACACCTCCTATTATTTTCTTATTACTAACTGTTAAATACTAAACAACATTATTAAGCTGCACTATTAAAGGGCATTATTACTGTCCTTACCCAAATTAATTATTGCAAATGCAGTACCAGAACTTCTTTTATATGCCATATTCAGGATAAATATGGTTGTATATTTGATACTTTGGTATGATGATTTGATTGCTTTGGTCATATGTTGTTCATAAGTAGTGCTTATCAAGGAGGCAAAACATCATGGAATTTGATATTAATTTTCAGCTAATGGGCTATCATTTAATACAGCTGGTTATCGCTTTCTTGTTGTCATTACCCATCGCTTTAAATCGTGAAATGAAAGACAGTGGTGCTGGCCTTAGAACCTTTCCTTTGGTTACCATTGCCTCTTGTGCCTTTATGCTAGTCGGTATGGATATTTATAAAGGGGATGCAGAAGCCCGTATAATGTATGCCATTATCACTGGTATGGGCTTTATTGGTGGCGGCGCTATATTCAAAAGTGAAGAAGGCGCTAAAGGTACTGCTACTGCCGCCAGTTTATGGAATACAGCGGCTATAGGTATATCGGTAGCGACCGGTCGTTATGAAATTGCCATCATATTATCTATCGTTGGATTTGTTATCTTGCAGTTCTCTGAACCCTTTAAAGTCAAAAATAGATAGGAATAATGAATAAATCAGAAACCAAGTGGTTAAAAATTTTGGCCATGGCTTGTACTGGATTCGGGGCTATAATTTTGCCGAGTTGCAGTGTTTATAGTACTAACTCAGTTCAATCTCAGAGCCAATCTATCTTATCCTCTAAAGCCAATCAACCAATGGAAGTGGAGGTCATTCGTCATATCGGCTATCCGACTGACAATGGCGTAAGACAGAAGGGAAGTGTGCTTATCGGCGACCATCACTCCTATTTAATTTCGACAGGCAGTGATGCGTTAACTCTATTAACCGAGTTACCTTCAAAAAACCTACATATACAGCAGCCTATACGAATTAACCACTATTCTGATAATAGTGTGCATATCGATTTAAAGTTTAATTATCAGAAAACCAGCGGTTCATATAGCGAAAATGAGCAGGCTATTTTGTCGCAAATTTGTCCAACGAGTTTAACCACTAGTTTAAGTCCTAGTTTGACGGGTACTTCGCTCAACAATAATTCGCACAATACTTTGAATAGCACTTTAAACAACACGCTCTCTAATCCACAAAATACTTGCCAGCTTACTCTGCAAGGTGGTATGTATGCGCCGATTAGTCGGGCCAATTTAAATAACTCGTCTATAAAGAAGGATGCCAATTTAAAGTTAGACCAAGGCTTAACGGCTGAGATATATACTATTAACAGCAAACGGGCTAGAACGCCTGCTGAAATAGCGGTTATTCCTTGGAAAGTTGTTGTTGAGACATTAGAGCTACCTTTAGAGATACTCTCTATTTTTAAATAGCTTTATCTTCAAAAAATGTCAGCTATAACTATAAATAGAAGACAAAGATAGTACGCACAAAAAAGGGTGAACAGTATACTGTTCACCCTTTTAATTTATTTGCTATTGGCACAGATAGGTTTAGTTTAGTTCAACATACCAAA
This region of Psychrobacter jeotgali genomic DNA includes:
- a CDS encoding alpha-E domain-containing protein, which produces MRHASYLNVTSYPVEVGYDNTPDAPIILLLSRANHLVWLGRYSERLHYYDAIMKKIVRNELNSSQIHQLINRLGIGANVVIADESNPELYKLAVLRDLESNQIPEVIEAIETNVQEVKGIIGKDTAELYNLIKRLASAGTYRAATLQLQACNAAMEQENQTVTYFWELGRYFEALERTILLDQDFSEISVQFKACVNDLPQ
- a CDS encoding MgtC/SapB family protein; the encoded protein is MEFDINFQLMGYHLIQLVIAFLLSLPIALNREMKDSGAGLRTFPLVTIASCAFMLVGMDIYKGDAEARIMYAIITGMGFIGGGAIFKSEEGAKGTATAASLWNTAAIGISVATGRYEIAIILSIVGFVILQFSEPFKVKNR